A region of Cataglyphis hispanica isolate Lineage 1 chromosome 8, ULB_Chis1_1.0, whole genome shotgun sequence DNA encodes the following proteins:
- the LOC126851326 gene encoding short-chain specific acyl-CoA dehydrogenase, mitochondrial isoform X2 has translation MLPDTHQMLYKTCRDFAENELKPIAAEIDKKHLFPKEQIKKMGELGLMGLCVPEALGGTGLDALAYAIAMEEISRGCATAGVIMSAHNSLYLGPIDYFGTDKQKKKYITPFVTGEKIGCFALSEPGNGSDAGAASTIAKADGNAYTINGTKSWITNAYEAKAIVLFATTDKSKKHKGISAFIVDNPTTGLSLGKKEDKLGIRGSSTCSLIFEDCQVSKDNVLGEPGMGFKIAMMTLDSGRIGIAGQALGIAQASLDCAIDYAAKRQAFGQSIIKLQAIQQKIADMALKLESSRLLTWRAAQLKDNGKSYTKEAAMAKLSASETATFCAHQCIQILGGMGYVSDMPAERHYRDARITEIYEGTSEIQRLVIAGNLIKEYGL, from the exons ATGTTGCCAGATACGCATCAgatgttatataaaacatgcag AGACTTTGCCGAAAATGAATTGAAACCCATTGCAGCAGAGATTGATAAGAAACATCTCTTTCCAAAGGAACAGATCAAGAAAATGGGTGAATTAGGTCTTATGGGTTTGTGTGTTCCCGAAGCATTAGGTGGCACAGGACTAGATGCCCTGGCCTATGCTATAGCCATGGAGGAAATTTCAAGAGGTTGCGCAACTGCTGGAGTTATCATGAGCGCACACAATTCTCTCTATTTGGGCCCTATAGATTATTTTGGGACTGATaagcagaaaaaaaagtatattactCCTTTTGTGACTGGAGAAAAGATTGGTTGCTTTGCGCTGAGCGAACCAGGCAATGGATCTGATGCTGGTGCAGCATCTACTATTGCCAAGGCAGACGGAAACGCTTATACAATTAATGGCACCAAATCATGGATAACTAATGCATACGAAGCCAAGGCAATAGTTCTCTTCGCGACGACCGACAAGTCTAAGAAACACAAAGGTATAAGTGCTTTCATAGTTGATAATCCGACAACCGGTCTAAGTTTAGGCAAGAAGGAGGATAAATTGGGTATACGAGGAAGCAGTACTTGTTCCTTAATCTTTGAAGACTGTCAAGTGTCAAAAGATAACGTCCTAGGCGAACCAGGAATGGGCTTTAAAATTGCGATGATGACTCTAG ACAGTGGCAGAATAGGAATCGCCGGACAAGCATTGGGTATAGCTCAGGCATCCTTGGATTGCGCGATAGATTACGCAGCAAAACGCCAAGCCTTTGGTCAATCTATCATAAAATTACAGGCGATTCAGCAAAAAATTGCCGATATGGCTCTGAAACTGGAAAGTTCGAGATTGTTGACGTGGCGAGCGGCACAACTCAAGGATAACGGCAAGTCATATACAAAG GAAGCCGCTATGGCAAAACTCTCTGCATCAGAAACCGCCACATTCTGTGCTCATCAATGCATACAGATTTTGGGAGGGATGGGATACGTGTCGGACATGCCGGCGGAACGTCATTATAGGGACGCACGTATCACGGAGATCTACGAGGGCACATCAGAGATCCAGAGGCTCGTGATCGCCGGAAATCTTATCAAAGAGTATGGTCTCTGA
- the LOC126851326 gene encoding short-chain specific acyl-CoA dehydrogenase, mitochondrial isoform X1, whose product MSIQITMALCSRLLANFNNMSRTASRHIASLSMLPDTHQMLYKTCRDFAENELKPIAAEIDKKHLFPKEQIKKMGELGLMGLCVPEALGGTGLDALAYAIAMEEISRGCATAGVIMSAHNSLYLGPIDYFGTDKQKKKYITPFVTGEKIGCFALSEPGNGSDAGAASTIAKADGNAYTINGTKSWITNAYEAKAIVLFATTDKSKKHKGISAFIVDNPTTGLSLGKKEDKLGIRGSSTCSLIFEDCQVSKDNVLGEPGMGFKIAMMTLDSGRIGIAGQALGIAQASLDCAIDYAAKRQAFGQSIIKLQAIQQKIADMALKLESSRLLTWRAAQLKDNGKSYTKEAAMAKLSASETATFCAHQCIQILGGMGYVSDMPAERHYRDARITEIYEGTSEIQRLVIAGNLIKEYGL is encoded by the exons ATGTCAATACAAATAACAATGGCATTGTGCTCGAGATTACTTG caaatttcaataatatgtcCAGAACTGCCAGCCGTCATATTGCCTCACTTTCTATGTTGCCAGATACGCATCAgatgttatataaaacatgcag AGACTTTGCCGAAAATGAATTGAAACCCATTGCAGCAGAGATTGATAAGAAACATCTCTTTCCAAAGGAACAGATCAAGAAAATGGGTGAATTAGGTCTTATGGGTTTGTGTGTTCCCGAAGCATTAGGTGGCACAGGACTAGATGCCCTGGCCTATGCTATAGCCATGGAGGAAATTTCAAGAGGTTGCGCAACTGCTGGAGTTATCATGAGCGCACACAATTCTCTCTATTTGGGCCCTATAGATTATTTTGGGACTGATaagcagaaaaaaaagtatattactCCTTTTGTGACTGGAGAAAAGATTGGTTGCTTTGCGCTGAGCGAACCAGGCAATGGATCTGATGCTGGTGCAGCATCTACTATTGCCAAGGCAGACGGAAACGCTTATACAATTAATGGCACCAAATCATGGATAACTAATGCATACGAAGCCAAGGCAATAGTTCTCTTCGCGACGACCGACAAGTCTAAGAAACACAAAGGTATAAGTGCTTTCATAGTTGATAATCCGACAACCGGTCTAAGTTTAGGCAAGAAGGAGGATAAATTGGGTATACGAGGAAGCAGTACTTGTTCCTTAATCTTTGAAGACTGTCAAGTGTCAAAAGATAACGTCCTAGGCGAACCAGGAATGGGCTTTAAAATTGCGATGATGACTCTAG ACAGTGGCAGAATAGGAATCGCCGGACAAGCATTGGGTATAGCTCAGGCATCCTTGGATTGCGCGATAGATTACGCAGCAAAACGCCAAGCCTTTGGTCAATCTATCATAAAATTACAGGCGATTCAGCAAAAAATTGCCGATATGGCTCTGAAACTGGAAAGTTCGAGATTGTTGACGTGGCGAGCGGCACAACTCAAGGATAACGGCAAGTCATATACAAAG GAAGCCGCTATGGCAAAACTCTCTGCATCAGAAACCGCCACATTCTGTGCTCATCAATGCATACAGATTTTGGGAGGGATGGGATACGTGTCGGACATGCCGGCGGAACGTCATTATAGGGACGCACGTATCACGGAGATCTACGAGGGCACATCAGAGATCCAGAGGCTCGTGATCGCCGGAAATCTTATCAAAGAGTATGGTCTCTGA
- the LOC126851329 gene encoding uncharacterized protein LOC126851329 codes for MSSSKCIKQPRKTYIKEQHEMTHSEKLRLIDDELNSFYKYCQQAGFTEEEMDIICQPLVAAMRRSWLQLVFRGTLVLIVLGTLACLAAQLDFVGTHFTALSRLLLIKVLPIWNWQPLYYENCMINNPFYNDYTITEEDCVTCEALETIDRLSDVRYRNLVDNYLSRDAPAIITDAMDSWAVMNTDYFWFDNITHLYLENERLMETVPCALTSNLRTGSSDLAAFLRRVHAPEVAKWFVHWQNCDINAVKVLRKYYQRPYFLSSTVSPAHFNWVLMSSDYNSPSYKKVELDSGLIALAQLRGATQLRLTPINPCNSSCPELIADLHQGEMLVFTNLMWTLEYAPMRGLDNIAILTETVWEEDT; via the exons ATGTCGAGCAGCAAGTGTATCAAGCAACCGCGAAAGACGTACATCAAGGAGCAGCACGAGATGACGCACTCCGAAAAGCTGAGACTGATCGACGATGAGCTTAATTCGTTTTACAA ATACTGTCAGCAGGCGGGCTTCACCGAGGAGGAAATGGATATTATTTGCCAGCCACTCGTAGCGGCGATGCGTCGCTCGTGGTTGCAACTCGTCTTCCGTGGCACCCTGGTGCTCATAGTGCTCGGCACTCTGGCATGTCTCGCGGCGCAGCTCGACTTCGTCGGTACCCATTTCACCGCCCTCAGTCGTCTGCTGCTAATCAAGGTGTTGCCGATCTGGAACTGGCAGCCGCTCTATTATGAGAATTGCATGATCAACAATCCCTTCTATAATGATTATACTATCACGGAGGAGGACTGCGTG ACTTGCGAGGCGCTGGAGACGATCGATCGTTTGTCGGATGTGCGATATCGTAATCTGGTCGATAATTATCTGAGCCGCGATGCACCCGCTATCATCACCGACGCAATGGACTCATGGGCGGTGATGAATACCGATTATTTTTGGTTCGACAACATCACCCAT CTCTATTTGGAGAACGAACGGCTGATGGAGACGGTACCCTGCGCCCTGACCTCCAATCTGCGTACCGGCTCGTCCGATCTCGCGGCCTTTCTACGCCGCGTGCACGCGCCTGAGGTGGCCAAGTGGTTTGTCCACTGGCAGAACTGCGACATCAATGCTGTAAAAGTGCTCAGAAAGTACTACCAGCGGCCGTACTTCCTTTCCAGCACGGTTTCGCCGGCGCATTTCAACTGGGTACTCATGTCCTCGGATTACAACAGCCCGAGCTATAAGAAGGTCGAACTCGACTCCGGTTTGATCGCGCTCGCGCAGCTTCGCGGCGCGACTCAGCTGCGGCTCACTCCCATTAATCCCTGCAACAGCTCCTGCCCGGAGCTAATCGCTGATTTGCATCAGGGCGAGATGC TTGTTTTCACGAACTTAATGTGGACGCTCGAGTACGCGCCGATGCGCGGCCTGGATAACATTGCCATATTGACGGAAACCGTCTGGGAGGAAGACACGTAG